GTCAGGTGCTTTTTATTTGCCTTCCAATTTGAATCTTGTTAGCATGTGGTGCTTAGATGTGTCTGCTAATATTATTGATGGAGAGCTTCCCTCTTGGATTGGTACTATCCTCCcaaaattgaacattttcaacATGTCGAACAACTTACTGAAAGGTAGAATACCTCCCTCAATGGGCAATATGAGCCAATTGCTTGCATTGGACTTGTCGAATAATGGATTCACGGGAGAGATACCGGAGACACTAGCTAAAAATTGTACGGGCCTTCGTACGTTGAAATTGTCAGGCAACAATTTGCAAGGCCAAATGCTACCGaggaattttaatttgatgaatttgagaattttggaTCTAGCTAGCAATAATTTCACAGGGGACATATCACCCGGAATATTGAATAGCTCCTTATTGGAAGCTTTGGATGTAAGTAATAATTTTCTATCTGGAACGCTTCCCAATTCGATTGCAGTTTTTGAAAACTTGCTAGTGCTCATGCTGTCGAGTAATTTATTGGAAGGTCCTGTACCATTGAGTTTCTGCAACATAAAGTTTCTCTATGTTTTAGACCTTTCAAGTAATAAGCTTGGGCCGAGTATACCCCCTTGTGCCAATGTTACATATATGAGGTTCTTGCATTTAGCAAATGACATGCTTGTTGGGCATTTTCCTGAGTTTCTTCTTGGAGGTTCATCGATTGTCACATTGGATTTAAGACACAATGCATTGTCAGGTGAGGTCCCCAACTGGATCGGTTCACTTCGGAACCTAAAGTTTCTTTTGCTACAAGGAAATAATTTTGAAGGTTTAATCCCTCGGGATCTATGTCTGTTGAAAAATATGAGCATATTGGATCTCTCCAATAATAATCTTTCTGGACAAATCCCTTCTTGTTTGAAAGATGTGAGATTTGGAAACGATGAGCCAACTATAGACTTATGTGGTGTCTTCAGCGTGAACCCTATAATAGGGAAtgttttcatgatattagaaaAAGTAGAGTTCATGACAAAGAGGAGGTTGGAATCGTATAAAGGTAACATTCTAGAACTCATGTCGGGAATGGATCTCTCGCGGAACAATTTGAGAGGCTTTATTCCTCCAGTGGTCGGCTACTTGAGTGAACTTCGAGCATTGAACTTGTCACACAATCATTTGACGGGATCAATCCCAAAAACGttttccaatttaaataacATAGAGAGCTTGGACCTGTCCTACAACAACTTAAGTGGTCCCATCCCTCCACAACTAATAGAGATCTACACCTTGTCAAATTTTAGAGTGGCTTACAACAACTTGTCTGGAAAGACACCagaccaaaaaaatcaatttggaacttTTGGTGAAGAATGTTATGAAGGTAACCCTCTTCTTTGTGGACTACCATTAACAAGATGTGATGGACCAAATACACTGCCATTTGTTAATCATACTAGGGAGGATGACTCTTGGAGAGAAGCCTTCTTGTGGAGCTTTGCAGGATCATATGTGGTAGCGTTCTTTGGGGTGGTTCTTTTTCTCTATGTAAACTCGCATTACCAGTTTGTTCTAGTCAAGCTTGTTCGTAAACTTATACCGTCGTTTCCCTAAGTTGAGAATATTCTTCTAAGCATTTTATGATGGAAAAATACGATGAAACAATGGAGAACTTTTGTTTTATAGGATTATGAGCATTTGAATCTTGACTGCATTTGAATGGTTGACCCCCACGGTGTTCCTATTATATTCCTTGTCCTACTAATGTGAATATTAGGATATTGATTTGTTTCAGAATTTAATATTCATTAAATTGTATCACATACAAACATTaggaacatttgcattactagtactaaaaaaattaattaaaactattatttttattttaaaggaaaaaggaaaacaaaaaaagcgaGACCGGCCCgtcctcctttttcctttcccttcctCCTCTTCGCTTGGGCCAACCCTTGTCTTTTCCTCCTTCCCCCTCTCTCCACATGTGCGACAAAAGAGCACGGAGGAAGCACAACACTGAGAGGAAACAGGACAAAGTGAGGACATCGTGTGCAACTCTAAGGAAGGATGTTTAGTCGGGGCAGCTGGCAAGGCGAGAATCCATGCGCTTCTAGTCGCCGTCTCCGAGCCAGGTAGGGACCCCCACGGTTGAACCTAATTCTGCAAACCTCTTTACCCTACTTGATCTATCCTCTCTCGAGTGAGGTGAGTGTTGACTCCATTTCTTTATCTCTTGCTCGTGCCAGACCTGAATGAGTTGGTTTTTGTTTAATGAGAACGTTGcttgttgatttcttttgaGTTTAGGTGTGCGCTCGAGCTCCGAACTGGTCAATGTTTTCTTCCCCACTTGCTACTCATGATGTGCTCGTTGAAATGTCCGAACCAAGTTAGCATATGGTTCATTCCGTTTCTGGGTTCATTGTTTTCTTGAGTCTTATGTTCGAATGCCATGTGAGAGCTATGCTGGAGTCGAAATAACATTGCTGATCACTCATGAAACGTATTGAGTCTATTTACACATGTTTCTCTTTTGTCAATGTCCTCCGGTTTTTGTTCGTTTCGTCAAGTTGCAGTAAAAGGACAGCGTCCAACAAGCAGCAATGTTGATGGTATTCGCCCACGGTGGCAATCACAGCTGGTGGTGCGGGTGTTTAGTAAAGATTATGATGTGTTAGCGTGAGGACCGTTGATTGTTGTAATCCTCGGGTAGTAGATTTCGGTCATGCGTTTTTGGTGTGTGCTGAGTTTGTCTCGGGGTAAGCCAAGTGGGAAGAAGACGTGAGAAGGCTTTAGAGAATAGAGAggagaattaaaaaataagagggTAAATGGGCTAATTTGGACTAAAATAGCAAAAAAGACGTAAGGGTATTTTGAGTGAGTCTGGGCTTAGTTCCGTTATAAGATTAGTAAGTTGTTTGGGTTTGAGTTGAAGCGAAGAGAGTGGGGCACAACTCTGGTGATGGTCTGTTTGGGTTTCGTCTGTTCTAATAGAAACTTTGGTGGGCTATTGATGATTTGGGCTTAACTTTCTTTTAGATCGGGCTTGAGTTATTGAAAATGGATTTAGTGTCAAAGCCTAAACGGCGCCTAAAGCCCGGTCCGAGTCTCTATTTTCTGGGCTTTTTAGTAAAAAAgtttcacaaaaattttaaaatatatatggaaaattcgaaaattcctaaaaaaatccaaaattataaaaaaataaaaaattagaattcctcaaaaaaaaaaaaaatgaaaatagtcTTCTTGGgtgattttccttttaaaaaaaaagtgaaagccTATTAACTCTaaaattttgctcaaaattaaACAAGTTCTTACTATTTCACCgtaagtttcaatttttcttaaaaatgaatgtcctttgatataaagaaaattaattaatgaactAGAAGCATTATAATATCTGAGACCTTGAGCCCGTCAATCAAAATATTGACCAACAGAAGCCTCATTGCCCGTCAATGCGAACGtcccaatttgattttcaatgaTAGAGGAGCTCTCTTGTTGCTCTATTGAAAAAAATGCTCTCGGAAGTTCTTCATCGGGATCGTCATCTCTTCGGGGACAAGCATCTCCATAAAAAGGTAAAACAAACGGGCAATAGAGGATCGGATATAGGGGATTTGGTCTCTCTATCGGATTGAATTCAAGAGCTCCCCCGATTTCTCCCATTTCCATCGTTgtcatctccatctccttccaATTGGAGCTCTCGCGTAGCGGCTCCGCTCCCATCGACTTCATCGTCTCTACCTCATCGGCATCTGGCCATTCATCCACGAACCGatagaagaagacgaagactcGATCTGGTGGCTCTCTTCTTTATGGAGCCACCGACGATGGaggtccatctctctctctctctctctctctcctcctgcaTTCCATTTGGCCAAAACTGTGGCCAACAGGAGGAGCTCGGCTTCTTCCTCACTCCACCGCTGTTCCTCCCTCCAGTTTGAGGTCACTACTCAGCTCATAACTGGAAGCTCACCTCCAGTTCATCGAGAGCGCCGCCTCAGCCTTACTATCCTCTCTTATGCTCTGTTTCCATGTCGCTAGCCAGAGTTTGTCAAATCGTAATGTTCCCCTTGTCGAGCGGATTCGAGACTATCTTTTCTAATTTGGATGAAGCTGGTCCAGATTTTCGAGAAAACGAAGCCGAGCCCCACTCCTCTCTTCAGCTCGTTTGAGAATCCATTTTTCTGGAGATCTTGGTTCTATCGTCTGTAGCTCCTCTTCATTGCTCCATCAACATATAGGCTCTATTTCCCGTCCAAGGACACCAGTTTTTCTTGGTTTGGTGCATCTCATTTATTCCAGGGGCTGGTTTTGCCTCTGTTCTCCCTTGTCCACG
This genomic stretch from Eucalyptus grandis isolate ANBG69807.140 chromosome 3, ASM1654582v1, whole genome shotgun sequence harbors:
- the LOC104451099 gene encoding receptor-like protein 13, which encodes MILIVATSTSGLCGLRNLEELNIDGNGLWGPLPSCFCNMTSLRVLIVGNNNFSGDIPSCLLSNLKSLESIDFSWNAFEGSLSLASLANNSNLEELYLHDNRHRLEVNTEEPTWFPSFQLKEFILSNCVLNKDANGIIPSFLKEQYALRTLELNDNGMIGNFPIWLLDNNVNLRSLELNGNHLSGAFYLPSNLNLVSMWCLDVSANIIDGELPSWIGTILPKLNIFNMSNNLLKGRIPPSMGNMSQLLALDLSNNGFTGEIPETLAKNCTGLRTLKLSGNNLQGQMLPRNFNLMNLRILDLASNNFTGDISPGILNSSLLEALDVSNNFLSGTLPNSIAVFENLLVLMLSSNLLEGPVPLSFCNIKFLYVLDLSSNKLGPSIPPCANVTYMRFLHLANDMLVGHFPEFLLGGSSIVTLDLRHNALSGEVPNWIGSLRNLKFLLLQGNNFEGLIPRDLCLLKNMSILDLSNNNLSGQIPSCLKDVRFGNDEPTIDLCGVFSVNPIIGNVFMILEKVEFMTKRRLESYKGNILELMSGMDLSRNNLRGFIPPVVGYLSELRALNLSHNHLTGSIPKTFSNLNNIESLDLSYNNLSGPIPPQLIEIYTLSNFRVAYNNLSGKTPDQKNQFGTFGEECYEGNPLLCGLPLTRCDGPNTLPFVNHTREDDSWREAFLWSFAGSYVVAFFGVVLFLYVNSHYQFVLVKLVRKLIPSFP